A stretch of Candidatus Neomarinimicrobiota bacterium DNA encodes these proteins:
- the dtd gene encoding D-aminoacyl-tRNA deacylase yields MIALLQRVSEASVLIDREIAGEIGSGLLIFLGVFQGDREEDCKFLAHKISNFRIFNDDDGKMNLSIRESAGAALVVSQFTLCADWRKGRRPSFLNAAPPAEGEQLYTQFIQFLTSEGIPVETGRFGAMMDVKLTNDGPVTFVLDSNARS; encoded by the coding sequence ATGATTGCCCTGCTTCAGAGAGTTTCTGAAGCCAGCGTCCTGATAGACCGGGAAATAGCAGGGGAGATTGGTTCGGGACTACTGATTTTTCTGGGTGTATTCCAAGGTGACAGAGAGGAAGACTGTAAATTTCTTGCCCACAAGATATCCAATTTCCGTATTTTTAATGACGACGACGGCAAAATGAACTTATCCATCAGAGAATCGGCTGGGGCTGCTCTGGTTGTGAGTCAGTTTACGCTCTGTGCCGACTGGCGCAAGGGGAGACGTCCAAGCTTCCTGAATGCTGCACCGCCGGCAGAGGGAGAACAGCTCTATACACAGTTCATACAATTTCTAACCAGCGAAGGTATTCCTGTAGAGACGGGTCGATTTGGAGCTATGATGGATGTTAAATTGACCAATGACGGCCCGGTCACTTTCGTTCTGGACAGTAATGCCCGTAGTTGA